The window TGAGAACAGCGACTTCTACAACATAATAGGTAATTTGTGCCGTATTAAATTGGGGTACAAAGGTTCATCATATCTTTTTTGGAAAACGAAAAAATATGAGCGCCTTTTGGGAATTGGCGAAAAACAAGATTTCTTGATGGAGCTCTTGGCCGATTCGGAAAAGCAGCACCTAATCGATTTTTATGAACAGAACCATTTTAAAGAAATACGCAACAGTTTCTTTCATTCCGCCTATTCTATAGACGAAGGTCGGTATGTTATGCACGATTCAGACCCTATCAATTTAGATGGCGTTTTGATTCATTCCTTCGATTTAGATGAATTTTTCTATCCCAAGTTGAACAATGTTATTGACTTATTTGACATTTTCAAGAAATTGTATTTTCAATATTTTAATTCTTATAAAAAGGATGTGGTTGTAATGGGAATGTTTCCCAATCCTTGCGAGGTTACCATTTTGGGTTCTGAGGAAGGACTGAAAGGTTTCCGCATTAAAAATGCCGTCAACTTCTTTGGTAAATGGCACGATTCTGGCATTTGGTTCGATGAAGAGTATGGTTTTTGGGCAGGCCATAATATCAATATGAACTTAGCCAGAATTGAAGATATAGAGATTGACGAACAATTAAGACGATACGAAACAAAAGCTAACATTACCAAGAATGACTTAGAGTTTTTCAATTTGGTGGATAAAATCAAAGAACGAAATAACCCGCAGGAAATACGACGAGCAACACTATTACTGTTGAAATTTGGGGATGTCCGTAAAGACAAAATGGATGTAGAGGAAAATGAGTACAAGAAAAGGAGCTTTCCCAAAATCATTCTTCCCTATTATCGCAAAGCCATAGAGATAGGGGCACATATCTTCAAGGATTTAGAACAGTTTAAGAAAACAGTCGCTGAGCTAGAAAAACAACTTTGACTAGTTGTTTTCCCGAGAATATTACAACTCTTTCAGCAAATTTCGTAACAAGGTTGGCGGTAACGATTCTGAACTTTGCATAAAGCAATTCAGGTAAAGCTATGGAAACCACAACTGTTTTGGAGCAAAAGGATAAAACCAAGAAATCAGATATCAAAAAATCCTTTCCGGTAACAGGTATGACCTGTGCTGCCTGTGCCAGTAGTATGGAGTCGATTCTTTCCCATATCGATGGTGTAAACAAGGCCACCGTAAATTTTGCCAGCAATTCCGTGTGGGTAGATTATGATGCAAGTGTTTCCGAAGAAAAACTGCAAAACGTGCTGCGTGAAGTGGGCTATGATATCATTATTGATGTCGAAGACCCAGCCGAAGCGCAACAAGAACTTCAGCGGCAACATTACCGAGACATAAAAAACCGTACCATTTGGTCGGCAATTTTAACGTTGCCCATTTTCGTTCTTGGGATGTTCTTTATGGAATGGATACCTGGAAAATGGATTTCGTTGGTCTTGACCATACCGGTGCTTTTTTGGTTCGGGCGTAGCTTTTTTATCAATGCCTTTAAGCAAGCAAAGTACGCCAAGGCCAATATGGATACTTTGGTCGCGCTCAGTACGGGGATTGCCTTTGTGTTCAGTGTTTTCAATACGCTCTTTCCCGAATTTTGGTTGAGCCGTGGTATAGAACCTCACGTCTATTACGAAGCGGCCACGGTCATTATTACGTTCATTTCCCTTGGGAAATTGTTGGAGGAAAAAGCAAAGTCGAACACTTCTTCGGCCATTAAAAAACTGATGGGATTACAGCCCAAAACGTTAAAGATTGTTGAGGACGGTGAAGAAATGGAGATTCCGATTTCCGAAGTCCAAGTTGGGCAGACCATCTTGGTACGGCCTGGTGAGAAAATTCCTGTGGATGGTGAAGTTTCAAAAGGCAACTCGTATGTTGATGAAAGTATGATTACAGGTGAACCTGTTCCCGTAGAAAAATCAGATGGTGGAAAAGTATTTGCGGGTACGGTAAACCAAAAAGGAAGTTTTCAATTTACCGCTGAAAAAGTAGGCGGCGAAACCTTGCTGTCCCAAATCATTAAAATGGTTCAGGAAGCCCAGGGAAGCAAGGCACCCGTTCAAAAACTGGTCGATAAAATAGCGGGAATATTTGTTCCTATCGTTTTGGGGATATCTATCATTACGTTTATTGTTTGGATGTCGGTAGGAGACGATAATGCATTTTCGCAGGCCTTATTGACCTCTGTAGCAGTATTGGTTATCGCTTGTCCCTGTGCATTGGGATTGGCTACACCTACGGCTATAATGGTGGGGATTGGCAAAGGTGCCGAGAACAATATCCTAATAAAAGATGCCGAAAGTTTAGAACTAGGACACAAAGTGAACGCAGTCATTCTTGATAAAACGGGTACCATTACCAAAGGAAAACCATTAGTGACGGATATTCATTGGTCTGAGAATAATAAAGACACGAAAAAATACAAACAAATTCTTTTAGCAATTGAAGCACAATCAGAACACCCTTTGGCGGAAGCGGTGGTCAACCACTTAAAAGATGAAAATATTGAAAAAGCTGAAATTGCTTCTTTTGAAAGTATTACAGGAAAAGGCGTTCAAGCTGAAATAAAGGACGGTTCACAATACTATGTTGGAAACCATAAACTAATGCTTGAGAATAATATTCAAATCGACGCTTCCTTGATGCAAACAGCAGAGAGTCTTGAAGAGCAAGCAAAGACGGTCATATTTTTTGGTAATGAAAAACAAATGCTCGCGATACTCGCCATTGCGGATAAGATTAAGGAAACTTCAAAAAAGGCCATAGCAACACTTCAAGAAAGAGACATCGAGGTCTTTATGCTTACTGGAGATAATAATAAAACCGCATCGGCTGTCGCAAAACAAGTAGGAATAACAAATTATCAAGGAGAAGTAATGCCCTCGGACAAAGCAGCTTTTGTAGAAAAACTGCAAGCTGATGGAA is drawn from Flagellimonas sp. MMG031 and contains these coding sequences:
- a CDS encoding heavy metal translocating P-type ATPase, which encodes METTTVLEQKDKTKKSDIKKSFPVTGMTCAACASSMESILSHIDGVNKATVNFASNSVWVDYDASVSEEKLQNVLREVGYDIIIDVEDPAEAQQELQRQHYRDIKNRTIWSAILTLPIFVLGMFFMEWIPGKWISLVLTIPVLFWFGRSFFINAFKQAKYAKANMDTLVALSTGIAFVFSVFNTLFPEFWLSRGIEPHVYYEAATVIITFISLGKLLEEKAKSNTSSAIKKLMGLQPKTLKIVEDGEEMEIPISEVQVGQTILVRPGEKIPVDGEVSKGNSYVDESMITGEPVPVEKSDGGKVFAGTVNQKGSFQFTAEKVGGETLLSQIIKMVQEAQGSKAPVQKLVDKIAGIFVPIVLGISIITFIVWMSVGDDNAFSQALLTSVAVLVIACPCALGLATPTAIMVGIGKGAENNILIKDAESLELGHKVNAVILDKTGTITKGKPLVTDIHWSENNKDTKKYKQILLAIEAQSEHPLAEAVVNHLKDENIEKAEIASFESITGKGVQAEIKDGSQYYVGNHKLMLENNIQIDASLMQTAESLEEQAKTVIFFGNEKQMLAILAIADKIKETSKKAIATLQERDIEVFMLTGDNNKTASAVAKQVGITNYQGEVMPSDKAAFVEKLQADGKIVAMVGDGINDSHALAQANVSIAMGKGSDIAMDMAKMTLITSDLQSIPKALELSKRTVLGIRQNLFWAFIYNIIGIPIAAGVLYPINGFLLDPMIAGAAMAFSSVSVVANSLRLKRAKL